Part of the Bicyclus anynana chromosome 3, ilBicAnyn1.1, whole genome shotgun sequence genome is shown below.
gcgccacagacagactgacagacacgtcaaacttataacacccctcattTTGTGTCAAAACGCGAAAACAGCTAAACATGCTCACGTGGTACGACAGCACCGAACCGGTCGGGATGGTCCTGGATCATGCGGTTCTTGAGCGTGCGGCGGCCGACCCCGCGCGTGCCCACGAGCGCGAGCACGCGGCGCAGGAAGGGCGGCGTGCGCGCCACCTCCTCGTACAGAGCCAACTCAGCGCCTTCCAGCTGTACGCTCGATCGAGACTCGTACacgaatttctttttctttctcgATATCTGTAATGTATTATGTttcaaaacttaaattaaactggccgtatttttcaaaatatgcaTAATATACCTCTTCCTTCCAATTTTCCTTCATTCACGCTTtcctgagagccgtgatagcccagtgacctctgcctccgattccggacggtgcgggttcaaatctggtccagggcatgcacctccaacttttcagttgtgtgcattttaagaaattaaatatcacgtttctcaaatggtgaaggtaaacatcgtgaggaaactgcataccagagaattttcttaattctgtgcgtgtgtgaagtctgccaatccgcattgggctagcgtggtggactattggcctaacccctctcactctgagaggagactcgagctcagcagtgagccgaatatgggttgataacgacgacgctTTCCTGATGGGTGTAGATATTATAGATAGAGATGATATTCGGGAGATTACAATCTACCgaataataacacgttaaattgtaatcagtatgtttaGTTCACAATATACAGACAGACTACAATATCTCGAGTGAGAATATAAagtaacatattttacaattcaaCTGAGACATATACTATAATAGATTAAAACATCTGAACCATTGGCTACTAATACAATCTGCATAATTTAGTAGTAGTATATATATTTCCTTACCCTTGCACCACATATGCTAATCTTGTGCACAAAGTCAGCTTCAGGCGGCACATATGCTTTACGTCTCTCCTCTAGCTCAGGGGACGGGATCAGTCCTACCACATCAGGTTTCTCCACATGACTAGCTTGCCACCAGTTGGGATCTTTTCTGTCTGATAcctagaaataataattaataaactccataaaaaaaatttatttataaaaattctaCATCAAATTTTGTCAtaataaagtcaaaaacttaaaataaacattgaatGCATTGTTGGCGTTAAAATACAGTCGAAATTTGATTACTCTTGTTGTTCagtattgatttattattgtgttatttaaattcaaagagAAGATTCAAATGTTCCGTTTTCCATTGTTCGTAAATTTTTGTAAGTAATGATTGCttgtacaatattaaattcCAAGAACATGAACAAAGTAATTATTGCATGATACTTACTTGTAAAATATCACCCTTCTTAAATTCTAGACCTATTTCTTTACATGGAATCAATGTATCTTCTGCAGGATTATAGTCGAACAGGGCTCTcatataacactgaaataaatgaattttacatatttatgacATTGGATAATAGCTATGAAGGTTAAAATGTGCAAATGTGTTTTGAACATAATATGTTCTTGAAAATTTGCATAATCCTTTTCTTATTGTTATACTTGTATGTAAGATGATTTCCAtattttagacattttttatttgtcttaTTTACAATATCCCTTTAgctgttattttaaatttagttacaGCTAtaggaattttatttaaaactacaagATATAAGtttgcaaaattaaattatttgttcaCAAAATCATGAGCTTCATGTGATAAAACAAAAGGTGTAATTTATGAATGAATTTCTCAGAAAACATGCTAAACATATGTTTGTAACTTACGCTAAGTTTATTAGTTAGTTGAGCATTTTTGTCTTTAAGATTAGGTCCTACTTTGAGTGTGACCCTATCATTGGGCTTAGAAACTGCCTCTTTTAGCTGTTCCTCAGTGTCGATCTGTATGCCGTCCACTTCTAGCAGCACATCTCCTACACTAAGTAAGGCCTGCTTGGCAGCCGCACTGCCAGCGAGGATCCTTGCTACAATTAATTGACCATGTTCATCTGTTGttacctaaaataaaataaatatattacagaTGTAATTGCAGACAGAGATATTGGTATTAGAACTGCTGATTAATTTTCACatgaaaataataagaaatttaGATACATgtgagtataaaaataattcgcaTTAGCATTATAAttcacactagctgacgccgcgcggttttacccgcgtggttttcgttcccgtaggaatatggggataatatatagcctatagccttcctcaataagtgggctacctaacacagaaatattttttcaaatcggaccagtagttcctgagattagtgcgttcaatcaaacaaacaaacaaacaaacaaactcttcagctttattatattagtatagattagtgtaAATTTGTTGAGACCCGACCCTACAACCAGACAGAGACTAGTGTTATAAATTGCACAAAATtgaagttgttttttatttttttatatttgccatgtttttttaaatatgaccaatatttccatttgcAAGCTAGTAATTACACAAATATATATGTTACAAGTAAATAATGTATAatgtggcaatactgccagtcttctgggcactttaccgaTGAACATTGATTTGGACGATTTCTATGATGCCTAAGTCTAGATATAATtgaaatttgttatattttgattttttattattctaatatGTAGTTTATATAATAGGTAGTCAATTTAAGTAggcagttttaatattatttttaaatgaacttATATATAAACATACTTAGTTGCTAAATAAATGGATAGTtgctaaataaaaagtaaatgttCATGAATCTAATACAGTACTTACAGTTAATCCTAATGGTTGTCCAGGCACTTTCCGAAGTCCTACAACTTTGACTGTCTCCACAGGCATGTCTCCGTTTTGGTCTGGACTGAGATCTGAAGCTTTTGCTGTGTCCTTCTGTTCTTCTTCCAACACAGTTTTTTCATCTATACCCGACCCTCGCTCTAGCCAAATCTTACCAATTTTATCATGTGCATCTATTAGagcctaaaaataaaatcatcttGGATACTATACTACAATGGGCAATAAAATTAGCAGGTGACACTTAATAATGTCAGGTTAGCTATTCATAATAATTCATCTTGCATTATCCTTTTTCCTAACTTAATTAGACTCTTCTACAGAACAAACagatatgtttttataatgCTACCTATCCATGAATACAAATATCTGAATTTCATATGACAATACAAAGTTAAGTGAACAAGTGTCTACTGATCATGTAACATAATTTGAGGCACATGAGGTTTAACATGTATGCCTCAAGTTGTAGGACACAGGGTAGCTGCTATGTAGGAAGTGTTCTTGGCATGCCCTGTGAAAGGTTGCTCTGTTTATGTTCCAGTTTTCATCAATGACACTAACATGTTTCCAATTGAAGAGATTTTCTTCAATTGGAAGCATGTTAGCATAGACACAATGTTGTCCAATGGGGAGTGTGGCTGCGTCCCACTCCTATCTCTTTTGTACCAACACAATGAAAGAGAATTAGATTGCACCGTCATTGGTTACATTTTCTGTTTTTCTCTTCCCGAGATTATTTCGTTGGTTGCATGTTAGCCACGCTGGTGGACCATCTGCTTAGTCTCCTAATAAAAATCATGTTATTTATAACTGTAAGAATGTATATGCTCCTGACTGACTTTTTGGTCAGGGTCAGGGTAATcttatggtgagattaaccatgtatgCAGGAGATAGCACACAAGTGTATGCAGGAGATAGCACTTGTGTGCTATCTCCTTGAAATATGAGTTGACAGCAAACCAACATGTCCGGTGAGAGCAAGTGTGTGGCCAACGGCTTTACAAGCTCCCCGAGACAcaggggtgtactaacaccgccaacttcccaactccaggctgctattaagatttctCTTTTAAGAAtaaatcccaataacctatttttctttttgttggcctgacccaggattcgaaccctggaccttatTGTCCATATCTGAACCAGCTAACCCCAGGACCAATGAGACAgtctataaaaatgtattatatgaATGAACAAATCACAAGTCTGATCCTTGGTAGGTCCTATTTGCAAATGGTGTATAAATTATACAGGCACTTTTTAACTGTACTGAGTGACCTTCAGtctttaaataattacaaattatgaaattgaTTTTTGCTGCATGAATCATTTTGTGGAACAGGTTTTAATGAATGTCCTTTGTTTAAATTATGAAGTTATgctataaaattaacttaagtaaaatttttagtCTATGGGCAAATAAAATGTGATTAATATTTACCTTAAAATGTACCCTGGACAATAATATTGCGAGCTCCGCTTGTTCGATAGTCCGTATGTTGGTGCCGCGGTACTCGCTTAGCAATCTTATTATGCTTACATTATCCAAAGAGACAGGTTTCACAATTAAATCCTCTTCACAATCGACGGACTGAAACACCAACACCAacacttatttataaaatgcaataGTTCTATCTAAATtcttattcgaatttcgaatgaAACAAAAACACGACGTCCAGCTTTAGGGCTTAGGCGTGGCACTTGTTTACAGTATGAATTTGTGAATGAAAACTACTACGTTTGCCGCAACGCGTATAAGAAAAttgattatttgtatttaaaaacaaaattacacttttatCACGACTCTTATCCAAATAAATAAGcttttggtaaaataataacGCCTTCAAACAAGTTCACACCCACCTAGCACCAACAAAATTCTTGTAGTGATTGTTTTCGGTTTCCAGCTATGTATCGATatcgttatattttattgtaaaatgagCTTTACTAAAACGTGCTTAAGGTTCTAAATAAATACTTGATGACTATACACTACAAGACACAGTAAACGAGTGTCGATTTTTGAAAATCCTGTGTCTGTAGTGTCAAATGTCAAAGAActgtcaaattaaaatatttgacgGTTGATTTACTAGAGGTCGTTGTGGTCGGTTGCTAACTTGATACGGTTTTGGTTTGTTGTATGCTAGGATTCACtaatcttttacttttttatttattttcgctAAACGGTCGCTAAAACCATTATTataatcgtcatcatcgtcgTTCATTAGCCCTTCATTGCTGGTTATATAGTTTTGACGACAggctgtttaaaaaaaagtattcttaAAACGAGTGTCTAACTTAATTAAACcgttactacctacctacctaaattgCTAAAACACATTATTCTAAACGATGAATGTCAGGAATGTCAGTAATGATAGTTGTATTCCACAATGATGAAAAAATGCAATTGctactaatattgtataatCAAGGATGTACTTACATTGAATTTAATCTTATTAATACGGTCGTTATAAAATATCTGTCgttgtatacctacttaccgATCGCAGAAAATATTAGATTAGTATATCTGATTTTTTTAGGTTAGATgtatactaaattaaactatttaacTTGTGATCAGTAGGTGCAACAAAACTAGTTTCTTACCGCACATTTTCTTCCGAAGTCTGGACTCTCTACTATGCTTTTGAGAAAAATCACTTCATGATTTGATAGATCCTCCTCAGGttcttgattttgtttttctgttaGAACAAATACGAACGATTAAAGTTGTTGAATCTTAGGTATTATTTAAGTCGGAGTCTCTCTTTATAATTACAATCTAGGTAGGTATAACCTTACAAATAGATAactataggtacatacttaGTATACACTTACAGTAAATTATGTGGGtattacctactaaaaattGAGGACAAGTCcgataaaaaaaagagattcgGACGAATTGATAtctaacctcctcctttttttgaagtcggtcaaaaaatAATGCCTGATTACTAGTATATGTATGTACGAGCTACTACTTCGTgcaaaattaacataaatgtattatactagccaacgccccacggtttcacacgcgtagttcgtAGTAGTGGACACTTGAATTGAAAGAATTGCTAGATAAACTTGAGCTGTAGGTATTCATATTTGGATTTCCTCCTTGGTGGCCCTTGattcgccttcgcaggaatactcacattctgtcttttttgtataatgtcctgtttaatcctGCGACTCCGATATATTTAAAAGAGCATTCtagctttctaagtgatactcactgtcgctcccttcATTCCGAAGACAACCTAATCAAAAATCCTTCTCATAATACTAccttctattctaaatccttttctATTAAAGCTGCTCGTTGCCCTTAGACActcggcgtgcccaatctctaacctctttcaaacggctggtgAACATGCAATTTTTTCCTCCTTGACCTTTTAATAAGTTACTCCAAATTACGCTcgtatatgtatgttttatttattaattatttttggattagtttgattatttatttttcttttgtgtcttcccttagatgccgtcttgtcatgtatgtttgtatgtacatgtttgtatgtattattatgtattattgtatattatttatgtatttaggaATATGTAAATGACTTTAAACATCTATAACAACCTACTAGTCTgactttaaataatttcatcagTTTCCAAGCCCTTAACACCCTTCACCAGTAGCTAAAAAGTATAAGAGACTCTGGCTCCTTGTTTAATCATGCCATTCACATTCTGGGCTATCCACCATCCCACCCAACCATCGCAAAATACCTACTTGACGGGTAATTTTTCTATATCCTAAATCATGTacataaaaatctattaaaataatcgaAGCTTTTGTCAGATACGTATGAACAAcaatatattcatttatattatttactagcggacgcccgtggcgtgaaaccctactacctacttaccctaccctactcccactctacagctaccctaccatacaggggatgagtagggactcaGCCCAACCCTTAACCTACTCCTACtaaacccctaccctacccctaccatatctACCATACCTACCATACCTATATCagtaattgcatttttggcatcagtatcgatcactaataactccctgatagttattttggaaatatatttcatgtacagaattgacctctctctCTACAGATtcaatataagtacctatagattttaTAAACCAAGTTTCGCAAATTGATACGAcgctatttatttaaacaacattTTAAGTATACCTACCTCAATGAATTTAAGCTAATGAGGAGAGATGTCAGTCTCATGTCACTGACTTTGTTCTTTGGTGCTTTTTTAAGCACAAATGTAGgccacaaaacaaattaaatgacTCATAGTTTCGCGAAAGTGAATTGCAGTTTAAATCACAGTGGGATTAaagattttaagtatttacgattatttttattcatgaaaGGTTTATCACAACATCAACGAACAACTATTTAAGTATGCAATctgaattgtttaatttacgATACGACCATCTGTTCcatcaatttaaaatgaatgGTTGCTAAAAATTCATGCTGGTTTTTACCTAGTAGAGGTAGGtacatgaaaataatataatctagtCTCTAAGTAATTTAGTATCAGTTAGACGTTAGGTAATAGTCAAATGATTCTTATTCCGGTCGATTAAAGTAATCTAACTGATAACGAACGTAGTCTGTTTCATTATTATCGCCAACTACCTCCTTCTTTACAGGGGAAAAGCTTATGGAGCCACTACGTTTATGAATATGTGATAAATgatttgataatattaaattgttattttatcgACCACTGTCAGATAATAATGATCCGATCCGAACCGACGAGTTAACGTGCTCTtttctatgtaggtatataaatgcgaatgtaacTATATATCTGTTATATTTTCAGTTTTCACGTCTAA
Proteins encoded:
- the LOC112058281 gene encoding protein PALS2, which encodes MMVRRSGRYTVNWRGFRDFVGNKPPDDEKQNQEPEEDLSNHEVIFLKSIVESPDFGRKCASVDCEEDLIVKPVSLDNVSIIRLLSEYRGTNIRTIEQAELAILLSRVHFKALIDAHDKIGKIWLERGSGIDEKTVLEEEQKDTAKASDLSPDQNGDMPVETVKVVGLRKVPGQPLGLTVTTDEHGQLIVARILAGSAAAKQALLSVGDVLLEVDGIQIDTEEQLKEAVSKPNDRVTLKVGPNLKDKNAQLTNKLSCYMRALFDYNPAEDTLIPCKEIGLEFKKGDILQVSDRKDPNWWQASHVEKPDVVGLIPSPELEERRKAYVPPEADFVHKISICGARISRKKKKFVYESRSSVQLEGAELALYEEVARTPPFLRRVLALVGTRGVGRRTLKNRMIQDHPDRFGAVVPHTSRPPRPLEENGSSYWFVSREEMDRDAHAGRFLEYGEHNGHLYGTHLDSIRAVIKEGKMCILDCAPQSLKLLHNSSEFLPYVVMVAAPGIEQLRNLTYASNRNLTFDRQSSIRYSSRRARTLESLASLYEEEDIKQTLEESARVERQYEKYIDLVLTNNNSDTTYARLMDALHSLSTDHQWVPVTWIY